One region of Chitinophaga varians genomic DNA includes:
- a CDS encoding M1 family metallopeptidase: MRKNLYLLGILCSTAMTLHAQNPGSNHGNRFEQLGTLLQTPNMYRSASGAPGPKYWQQRADYEINAELDDNKQRLTGAETVTYFNNSPDPLTYIWLQLDENEHDPKSDNRSFDGSKITDKMSLRDIRGILPPTGDLGVKIVKVTDADGKALPYTINQTMMRIDLPKTLMPGEKYRFKVEWWYNLSDRMTTGGRGGYEYFPEDKNYLYTITQWYPRLAVYSDFQGWQNKQFTGRGEFALTFGNFRVRLTVPSDHIVGATGECQNYKEVLSPAQYQRWQQAQSSKEPVEVVTLDEATKAMQNKAGSRKTWVYEAQNVRDFALVSSRRLVWDALATNVEGNKVMAMSYYGPEAYPLYRRYSTKVVAHTLKSYSSHTIPYPYPVAISVEAANGMEYPMICFNYGRADKDGTYSESTKNGMIGVIIHEVGHNFFPMIVNSDERQWSWMDEGLNTFCQFMAEQEWDSNFPSSRGPAHKIVDYMKMPKDQLEPIMTNSENIIQFGPNAYAKPATALNILRETVMGRELFDFAFREYARRWAFKHPTPPDFFRTMEDASAVDLDWFWRGWFFTIEPVDISIDNVKWYNLASKNPAASSQQSKEAYERNIDHVARQHNKAAGIKFAVDQDTSLQDFYSKWNRFEVAPEDKAAYDQFYNNLTPAEKEMYDSKKNFYEVTFSNIGGLVMPLILEWTFADGTKETERISAYIWRKNENQVTKVFAKDKKVVSLKLDPLRETADIDESNNSWPREAAPSRFEMFKDGAGVRGASTGDNPMKKALNK; encoded by the coding sequence ATGAGAAAAAATCTTTACCTCCTGGGCATCTTATGCAGTACTGCGATGACGCTGCATGCACAGAATCCGGGATCTAACCACGGTAACCGCTTTGAGCAGCTGGGCACCCTGCTTCAGACGCCCAATATGTACCGCTCCGCTTCCGGCGCACCGGGACCAAAATACTGGCAACAGCGGGCAGATTATGAAATCAATGCTGAACTGGATGACAACAAACAGCGGCTCACCGGCGCTGAAACAGTCACCTATTTCAATAATTCACCGGACCCGCTGACTTACATCTGGCTGCAGCTGGATGAAAACGAGCATGATCCAAAAAGTGACAACCGCAGCTTCGATGGTAGCAAAATAACTGATAAGATGTCCCTGCGCGACATCCGCGGTATCCTGCCGCCGACCGGCGATCTGGGTGTGAAAATCGTAAAGGTGACAGATGCGGACGGTAAGGCGCTGCCTTATACCATCAACCAGACCATGATGCGTATCGACCTGCCTAAAACGCTGATGCCGGGCGAAAAATACCGCTTCAAAGTGGAATGGTGGTACAACCTCTCCGACCGTATGACCACCGGCGGCCGCGGTGGGTATGAATATTTCCCGGAAGATAAAAACTACCTGTATACCATCACCCAATGGTATCCCCGGCTGGCGGTGTATTCCGACTTCCAGGGATGGCAGAACAAACAATTCACCGGCAGAGGTGAGTTTGCCCTCACCTTCGGTAATTTCCGTGTACGCCTGACCGTGCCTTCCGATCATATCGTAGGCGCTACCGGCGAATGCCAGAACTATAAAGAAGTGCTTTCCCCTGCGCAATACCAGCGCTGGCAACAGGCACAGAGCAGCAAAGAGCCCGTCGAAGTAGTAACGCTCGATGAAGCAACGAAAGCCATGCAGAACAAAGCAGGCAGCCGCAAAACATGGGTGTATGAAGCACAGAACGTGCGTGACTTCGCGCTGGTTTCTTCCCGCCGCCTCGTATGGGACGCACTGGCCACCAATGTGGAAGGCAATAAGGTGATGGCCATGTCCTACTATGGCCCTGAAGCTTATCCGCTGTATCGCCGTTATTCCACCAAAGTGGTGGCGCATACGCTCAAATCCTACTCCAGCCACACCATCCCGTATCCTTACCCGGTGGCCATCTCCGTAGAGGCAGCCAATGGCATGGAATACCCGATGATCTGCTTTAACTATGGCCGTGCCGATAAAGACGGCACCTACTCTGAATCTACCAAAAATGGTATGATCGGGGTGATCATCCATGAAGTTGGGCACAACTTCTTCCCCATGATCGTCAACTCCGATGAACGGCAGTGGTCCTGGATGGATGAAGGCCTTAATACTTTCTGCCAGTTTATGGCGGAACAGGAATGGGACAGCAATTTCCCTTCTTCCCGTGGTCCCGCTCATAAGATCGTGGACTATATGAAGATGCCGAAAGACCAGCTGGAGCCTATTATGACCAATTCCGAAAACATAATTCAGTTTGGCCCGAATGCTTATGCTAAACCCGCCACAGCACTGAATATCCTGCGCGAAACGGTAATGGGCCGTGAACTGTTCGACTTCGCTTTCCGGGAATATGCCCGCCGCTGGGCCTTTAAACATCCGACACCGCCTGATTTCTTCCGTACCATGGAAGATGCTTCGGCAGTTGACCTGGACTGGTTCTGGCGCGGATGGTTCTTCACCATCGAACCGGTGGACATCTCCATCGACAACGTGAAATGGTATAACCTCGCCAGCAAAAATCCGGCTGCAAGCAGCCAGCAGTCTAAAGAAGCCTATGAGCGCAATATCGACCATGTGGCCCGCCAGCATAATAAAGCCGCCGGTATTAAATTTGCAGTGGACCAGGATACCAGCCTGCAGGATTTCTACAGCAAATGGAACCGCTTTGAAGTAGCACCGGAAGATAAAGCCGCTTATGATCAGTTCTATAACAACCTGACACCAGCGGAGAAAGAAATGTATGACAGCAAAAAGAACTTCTATGAAGTGACGTTTTCCAACATAGGCGGACTGGTGATGCCGCTCATCCTGGAATGGACATTTGCTGACGGCACCAAGGAAACGGAACGTATTTCAGCTTACATCTGGCGTAAGAATGAAAATCAGGTAACAAAGGTATTTGCGAAAGATAAAAAGGTAGTATCGCTGAAGCTGGACCCGCTCCGCGAAACAGCTGATATCGATGAAAGCAATAACAGCTGGCCAAGGGAAGCCGCTCCGTCGCGGTTTGAGATGTTTAAGGATGGTGCGGGCGTGAGAGGCGCTTCTACCGGCGATAACCCGATGAAAAAAGCCCTTAATAAATAA
- a CDS encoding alpha/beta hydrolase — protein sequence MKYTLTLLLLVFGLQTLRAGNVDTVSIPSAAMHRSYKCVVVTPASYKEGTRRYPVVYLLHGYSGNYANWVTKVPAIRELADTYQCMIVCPDGAFMSWYLDSPRDSSMRFETYVGKEIPAYIDQHYQTLPDPRHRAITGLSMGGHGALYLAIRHPEMFGAAGSISGGVDFRPFPKSWEIVKLLGEAGKDGANWTVYTVMGQLNKLQPGTLPMIIDCGVKDFFIDVNRALHQKLLERGIDHDYIERPGQHDWDYWANSIHYQMLFFHRFFQ from the coding sequence ATGAAATACACGCTCACCCTCTTACTATTGGTTTTCGGCCTGCAAACGCTCCGGGCGGGCAATGTGGACACGGTCAGTATTCCCAGTGCGGCAATGCACCGCAGCTACAAATGCGTGGTGGTAACACCCGCGTCCTACAAGGAAGGCACACGGCGCTACCCGGTAGTGTATTTACTGCACGGCTATAGCGGCAATTATGCTAACTGGGTCACTAAAGTGCCCGCCATCAGGGAACTGGCAGATACTTACCAATGCATGATCGTATGCCCCGACGGCGCTTTCATGAGCTGGTACCTTGACAGTCCCCGCGATAGCTCCATGCGCTTTGAGACTTATGTAGGAAAGGAAATACCGGCGTACATTGACCAGCACTACCAGACGCTGCCCGATCCGCGCCACCGCGCTATCACCGGGCTCAGTATGGGAGGACACGGCGCTTTGTACCTGGCCATCCGGCATCCCGAGATGTTTGGTGCTGCCGGCAGTATTAGCGGAGGCGTGGATTTCAGGCCATTTCCCAAAAGCTGGGAAATTGTAAAGCTGCTGGGTGAAGCGGGAAAAGACGGTGCTAATTGGACCGTCTATACGGTAATGGGACAGCTCAATAAACTGCAGCCTGGTACGCTGCCCATGATCATTGACTGTGGCGTAAAGGATTTTTTCATCGATGTGAACAGGGCTTTACATCAGAAACTGCTGGAAAGAGGAATCGATCACGATTATATAGAACGGCCAGGACAGCATGACTGGGACTACTGGGCCAACTCCATTCACTACCAGATGCTCTTCTTTCATCGCTTCTTTCAATAA
- a CDS encoding RagB/SusD family nutrient uptake outer membrane protein — MKKFSFKLYKPVAVIALAAGLLGLNACTKNFEEYNTDNTGLTEDALKPDFNYIGGFFPQIQSSIYFNFNNTNGDFQLQQNLMGDVYSGYLMPPNNFRGNINNMTYSLVDGWNASAFNLAYNNVMAPIYEVKRRGAAQTAPEFWAIALILKVEAMHRVTDIYGPIPYSSYGSGGTSSSYDKQQDVYTRFFKELDTAVTTLNTYVAAHPGVSLFAKFDMLYGGDYKQWIKFANSLRLRLAVRIAGVAKDKAKEEGEKALNPANGGVMEINKDNATVSGFGLKNPLYTIVTAWTDNAMNASMESILVGYKDPRLPKYFDHATAYPGTYKGIRIGSLVTAKPDYTGYSIPAVAENKTFKATTPLQLMTSAEIWFLRAEAALNGWANAGGTPGELYEKGIRTSFTQWDADPVAVNAYVADASSKPIDYVDPRNATNNHAAMSDITIKWDEAASPAQKLERIITQKWIAMYPEGQEAWTEFRRTGYPKLFPVVNNYSNGTINTDIQIRRIPFPNTEYTSNKAEVEKAIQLLGPGAQDNGGVRLWWDLPH; from the coding sequence ATGAAAAAATTCAGCTTCAAACTATACAAGCCGGTGGCAGTCATCGCGCTGGCGGCAGGTCTCCTTGGCCTCAACGCCTGTACCAAAAACTTCGAGGAGTACAACACGGATAATACCGGTTTGACCGAAGACGCGCTGAAGCCCGACTTCAACTATATCGGTGGTTTCTTTCCGCAGATACAGTCTTCCATCTATTTTAACTTCAATAATACCAACGGCGACTTTCAGCTGCAACAAAACCTGATGGGCGACGTATATTCCGGTTATCTGATGCCGCCAAATAACTTCCGCGGCAACATCAATAACATGACGTACTCCCTGGTAGACGGCTGGAACGCCTCCGCCTTCAACCTGGCATACAACAACGTGATGGCCCCTATCTATGAAGTAAAGAGAAGAGGCGCCGCACAAACAGCACCTGAATTCTGGGCCATTGCTCTCATCCTGAAAGTAGAAGCCATGCACCGGGTGACCGATATCTACGGTCCTATTCCTTACAGCAGCTACGGCAGCGGCGGCACCTCCTCCTCTTACGATAAACAACAGGACGTGTACACCCGCTTCTTTAAAGAGCTGGACACCGCAGTGACTACGCTGAACACCTATGTAGCAGCACATCCCGGCGTATCCCTCTTTGCCAAGTTTGATATGCTGTATGGTGGCGACTACAAACAGTGGATCAAGTTCGCCAACTCCCTCCGCCTGCGCCTCGCTGTCCGTATTGCCGGTGTAGCCAAAGACAAAGCAAAGGAAGAAGGTGAAAAAGCCCTGAATCCTGCCAATGGCGGTGTGATGGAAATCAACAAAGACAACGCCACCGTTTCCGGTTTTGGCTTAAAAAACCCACTGTACACCATCGTTACAGCCTGGACAGACAACGCCATGAACGCATCCATGGAATCGATCCTGGTAGGGTACAAAGACCCACGTCTTCCGAAATATTTTGACCATGCCACCGCTTATCCCGGAACCTACAAAGGTATCCGCATTGGCAGCCTGGTGACCGCCAAACCGGATTACACTGGTTATTCCATTCCTGCCGTGGCAGAAAACAAAACCTTCAAAGCCACCACTCCCCTTCAGCTGATGACCTCCGCTGAAATATGGTTCCTGCGCGCAGAAGCGGCCCTCAACGGCTGGGCCAATGCAGGCGGCACACCAGGTGAACTGTATGAAAAAGGTATCCGTACCTCTTTCACACAATGGGACGCAGATCCGGTAGCTGTAAATGCTTACGTGGCTGATGCCTCCAGCAAACCAATCGACTACGTGGACCCCCGCAATGCTACCAACAACCATGCGGCAATGTCCGATATCACCATCAAATGGGACGAAGCTGCCTCTCCGGCTCAAAAACTGGAACGCATCATCACCCAGAAATGGATCGCCATGTATCCGGAAGGACAGGAAGCCTGGACTGAATTCCGCAGGACCGGCTATCCCAAACTCTTCCCTGTAGTGAACAACTACAGCAATGGGACCATCAACACAGACATACAGATCAGAAGGATACCATTCCCCAACACAGAGTACACTTCCAACAAAGCCGAAGTGGAAAAAGCCATACAGCTGCTGGGCCCCGGTGCTCAGGATAACGGTGGCGTAAGACTTTGGTGGGATTTACCGCACTGA